One Danio rerio strain Tuebingen ecotype United States chromosome 9, GRCz12tu, whole genome shotgun sequence genomic region harbors:
- the LOC101884483 gene encoding rho-associated protein kinase 2-like: MSQGGTGYYGRECDWWSVGVFIYELLVGDTPVHSESLVGTYGKIMDHKNILTFPDDIEMSKDGKDLICAFLSSKEVRLGRTGVDEIKCHPFFKNNQWTFDTI, translated from the exons ATGTCTCAAGGAGGGACTGGTTATTACGGTCGTGAGTGTGACTGGTGGTCTGTTGGTGTTTTCATTTATGAGCTTCTAGTGG GCGACACTCCAGTTCATTCCGAGTCTCTGGTGGGCACATATGGAAAGATCATGGATCacaagaacatcttaactttCCCAGATGATATTGAAATGTCAAAGGATGGCAAAGACCTCATCTGTGCCTTTCTGAGTAGCAA GGAGGTGAGGCTTGGCCGGACTGGAGTGGATGAAATAAAATGTCACCCCTTCTTCAAGAACAATCAGTGGACCTTCGACACCATATGA